From the Cryptomeria japonica chromosome 2, Sugi_1.0, whole genome shotgun sequence genome, one window contains:
- the LOC131037112 gene encoding uncharacterized protein LOC131037112 yields MASTSSSSSTSTEFGTAFEGVSQAYPSASSSKPWDVFINHYGKDVKHTFAASIFNTLDRTGLRVFLDKHGIENGDIIPTEIEEAMRSVSVHIAIFSPNYARSPWCLAELSFMLKTKAKIIPVFYHVDPSDLRWVAQGKGEYAPAFSDYEEKGRYTSVKLKEWKMALETISMHSGCVVTDNFDEGEVLKEIANIVLKTTGKAPLDVAKHPVGLDSMVQELERYIVMSAQSESKVQIVGIVGVEGVGKTTLAKELYNQKCSSFRHTSFIFNVRDAASQRIIHKKQKKLLMDIGFKNQDSFFDNIEEGKVILGSRLKSSSVLIVLDDVSHGDQLDALLPKSPRDLLGSPSLIIVTSRELKVLTKWGIPSNAIYEMKGLDESHAEHLLCQHAFLEPHPKEGYEDLVREYLIECRGLPLSLKEHGEEVYKKSMDDIEWERKLPPLYHKILSRAIPHKRYWFKEDIYDALCNSIQIEEGNQSIWLDQSTGKIGLNTSARSLTIKHGDDDRYWQWVSTDESRFGQVKELIEVWFFHVYHRFECTLLSPNTEYTVAFVVKIDQSRVHSHQSPFEFCLQTIEGNLIQSARFLDDLERSVESHGEFSMTPLINAEDGWMEFVVGEFFLKEDDGSRQARVVDVFMKNQNCNFSKSGIFLDGLKIAPKTINKSGEQVYKKSMDESAAHMGNHCPTSKVVKIANSYASASDIKWESKLPPNYHKILSRAVIHKDYSSIEEIYLALCNSIEIEKGKQIVWLDKSTGTIGLKASASSMGITHGNDIEKWRWVPTEESSFGQVKELIQEWYSKVYARIECTLLSPNTEYTVALLLKIDKTRMHSQLSPFEFSLETIEGNLIQSARFLDDLEKPVESHGGFNKTPVKYAQNGWMEFVVGEFFLKEDGSGRARVIDVLMKNENSNFTKSGIFLDGVRITPK; encoded by the exons ATGGCatccacttcttcttcttcttccacatcTACCGAGTTCGGAACAGCTTTTGAGGGGGTTTCCCAGGCATATCCATCTGCATCTTCCTCTAAGCCCTGGGATGTCTTTATTAACCATTATGGAAAAGACGTCAAACATACCTTTGCCGCCAGCATTTTTAATACACTTGATCGCACCGGACTGCGTGTCTTCCTTGATAAGCACGGCATTGAAAACGGTGATATAATTCCCACGGAAATTGAGGAGGCAATGCGTAGTGTTTCTGTTCACATTGCGATATTTTCACCCAACTATGCACGATCTCCATGGTGTCTGGCAGAGCTTTCCTTTATGCTCAAAACTAAAGCCAAAATCATTCCGGTCTTCTATCATGTTGATCCTTCTGATCTGCGCTGGGTGGCTCAAGGAAAAGGAGAATATGCTCCCGCATTTTCTGATTATGAAGAGAAAGGTAGATACACCTCAGTAAAGCTCAAAGAATGGAAAATGGCACTGGAAACCATCTCTATGCATTCGGGTTGCGTGGTTACGGATAATTT TGACGAGGGGGAGGTGTTAAAGGAAATTGCAAATATAGTACTCAAGACGACGGGGAAAGCGCCACTAGACGTTGCCAAACATCCTGTCGGACTGGATTCCATGGTACAAGAATTGGAAAGATATATTGTTATGTCTGCCCAGAGTGAGAGCAAAGTACAGATTGTGGGGATCGTGGGAGTGGAGGGAGTGGGTAAAACCACTCTAGCAAAGGAACTATACAACCAGAAATGCTCCTCGTTTCGACACACCAGTTTTATATTTAATGTGCGGGATGCTGCAAGCCAAAGGATCATCCACAAGAAGCAGAAAAAGCTTCTGATGGACATTGGTTTCAAAAACCAAGACTCGTTTTTTGACAACATAGAAGAAGGTAAAGTGATTTTGGGAAGCCGCCTGAAATCTTCATCTGTACTCATCGTCTTGGATGACGTTAGTCATGGAGACCAATTAGATGCTTTGTTGCCAAAAAGTCCAAGGGATCTCCTTGGATCTCCCAGTTTGATCATTGTTACATCCCGTGAGCTGAAAGTCCTTACAAAGTGGGGGATCCCCTCCAATGCCATCTATGAAATGAAAGGACTGGATGAGTCTCATGCCGAACACCTTCTCTGTCAGCATGCCTTTTTAGAGCCTCATCCTAAAGAAGGATATGAAGATCTAGTTCGAGAGTATTTGATTGAATGCAGGGGTTTACCCTTGTCCCTCAAGGAGCATGGAGAAGAGGTCTACAAAAAGTCCATGGACGACATCGAGTGGGAAAGAAAGCTTCCTCCGCTTTACCATAAAATCCTTTCCAGGGCTATCCCACACAAGCGCTACTGGTTTAAGGAAGATATCTATGATGCGCTTTGCAATTCAATTCAGATAGAAGAGGGGAACCAG AGCATTTGGCTGGATCAATCCACGGGAAAAATAGGCTTGAACACGTCTGCGCGTTCTTTGACCATCAAACATGGTGATGACGATAGGTATTGGCAGTGGGTATCAACAGATGAGTCCAG ATTCGGTCAAGTAAAAGAGTTGATTGAAGTGTGGTTTTTCCACGTGTATCACCGGTTTGAATGCACGCTCTTGTCTCCGAATACAGAGTACACGGTGGCATTTGTTGTTAAGATTGATCAGAGTAGAGTACATTCTCACCAATCGCCATTTGAGTTTTGTCTGCAGACAATCGAAGGGAATTTGATACAATCGGCTCGATTTCTGGACGACTTAGAGAGATCAGTTGAAAGTCATGGGGAATTTAGTATGACCCCTCTGATAAATGCAGAGGATGGATGGATGGAGTTTGTTGTGGGCGAGTTCTTTCTGAAAGAAGATGATGGCAGCAGGCAGGCAAGAGTGGTTGATGTGTTTATGAAAAATCAGAACTGCAACTTCTCAAAAAGTGGTATTTTCTTAGATGGACTTAAGATCGCACCTAAGACTATCAACAAGTCTGGAGAACAGGTCTACAAAAAATCCATGGACGAGAGCGCAGCCCATATGGGGAATCACTGTCCAACATCAAAGGTCGTTAAGATTGCGAATTCTTATGCTAGTGCATCCGACATCAAGTGGGAGAGTAAACTTCCTCCAAATTACCATAAAATCCTTTCCAGGGCCGTCATACACAAGGACTACTCGTCAATTGAAGAAATCTATTTGGCCCTTTGCAATTCAATCGAGATAGAAAAGGGAAAGCAG ATCGTTTGGCTGGATAAATCGACGGGGACAATAGGCTTGAAGGCGTCTGCAAGTTCTATGGGCATCACACATGGTAATGACATTGAGAAATGGCGGTGGGTACCAACAGAGGAGTCCAG TTTCGGACAAGTAAAAGAGTTAATTCAAGAGTGGTATTCCAAGGTGTATGCGCGGATAGAATGTACGCTCTTGTCTCCAAATACAGAGTACACCGTGGCACTTCTTCTTAAGATTGATAAAACTAGAATGCACTCTCAGCTGTCGCCATTTGAGTTTTCTCTCGAAACAATCGAGGGGAATTTGATACAGTCAGCTCGATTTTTGGATGACTTGGAGAAACCAGTTGAAAGTCATGGGGGATTTAATAAAACCCCTGTgaaatatgcacaaaatggatggaTGGAGTTTGTCGTGGGCGAATTCTTTTTGAAAGAAGATGGTAGCGGTCGGGCAAGAGTGATTGATGTGTTAATGAAAAATGAGAACAGCAACTTCACAAAAAGTGGTATTTTCTTAGATGGAGTTAGAATCACACCTAAATAG